From one Lolium rigidum isolate FL_2022 chromosome 4, APGP_CSIRO_Lrig_0.1, whole genome shotgun sequence genomic stretch:
- the LOC124706319 gene encoding EC protein I/II — MGCDEKCGCTVPCPGGRDCRCTSARSGAASAEHTTCTCGEHCGCNPCACGREGTPSGRQNRRATCSCGAACDCTSCGSTA; from the coding sequence ATGGGCTGCGACGAAAAGTGCGGGTGCACCGTCCCGTGCCCCGGCGGCCGGgactgcaggtgcacgtcggcgaGGAGCGGCGCCGCCTCGGCGGAGCACACCACGTGCACGTGCGGCGAGCACTGCGGCTGCAACCCGTGCGCGTGCGGGCGCGAGGGCACGCCGTCCGGGCGGCAGAACCGGAGGGCCACCTGCTCCTGCGGCGCCGCCTGTGACTGCACCTCCTGTGGCTCCACCGCCTGA
- the LOC124706136 gene encoding ubiquitin domain-containing protein DSK2a-like: MGGAGEGGGSGDGGGESPPSGALAALNIRCANGTKFTVRADLGATVGAFKDVVAGISDVPAPQQRLIYKGRILKDEQTLESYGVETDHTIHLVRGVAQPAASGAPAAASPQASTTPASGPAGGLFPGLGATGAASGRPAGLFGAGLPELDQMQQQLSQNPNLMREIMNMPMMQNLMNNPDLIRNMIMNNPQMRDIIDRNPDLAHVLNDPSVLRQTLEAARNPEIMREMMRNTDRAMSNIESSPEGFNMLRRMYETVQEPFLNATTMGGGGEGTPASNPFAALLGNQGSNQPSNPATNAPTTGQESTTGTPVPNTNPLPNPWNTNAGGAQGTTRSGPAANTRTGATGGLGGLGSLDLNSLLSGLGGNARTGAAGGLGGLGSADLSSLLGGPPDASHLSQMLQNPAMMQMMQNIMSDPQSMNQLLNMNPNARNLMESNTQLRDMFQNPEFLRQMTSPEALQQLLSFQQTLSSQLGQQQPSRDGNLGGNGTGTQGNAGLDSLMGMLSGLGAGGGLGVPNTSNVPPEERYATQLGQLQEMGFFDTAENIRALMATSGNVHAAVERLLGNFGQ, encoded by the exons ATGGGCGGagcaggcgagggcggcgggagcggggacggcggcggcgagtcCCCGCCCTCGGGGGCGCTGGCGGCGCTCAACATCCGGTGCGCGAACGGCACCAAGTTCACGGTGCGCGCGGACCTGGGCGCCACGGTCGGCGCCTTCAAGGACGTCGTCGCCGGGATCTCCGACGTGCCCGCGCCCCAGCAGCGCCTGATCTACAAGGGCCGGATCCTCAAGGACGAGCAAACCCTAGAAAGCTACG GAGTTGAGACAGATCACACCATTCACTTGGTGCGAGGCGTTGCCCAACCGGCTGCTTCAGGAGCACCTGCTGCAGCTAGCCCCCAAGCTTCAACTACTCCTGCCAGTGGTCCTGCAGGTGGCTTATTTCCAGGCCTTGGTGCCACTGGAGCTGCCAGTGGCAGACCAGCAGGTTTATTTGGGGCTGGACTTCCGGAATTAGATCAAATGCAGCAGCAGTTGAGCCAGAATCCCAACCTAATGAGGGAGATAATGAATATGCCAATGATGCAGAATCTCATGAATAACCCTGATCTAATACGCAATATGATTATGAATAATCCACAAATGCGTGATATTATCGATCGGAATCCAGATCTTGCCCATGTCCTCAATGACCCAAGTGTTCTCCGCCAGACCCTTGAAGCTGCCAGAAACCCTGAAATCATGAGGGAGATGATGCGGAACACAGACAGAGCTATGAGCAACATCGAATCATCCCCTGAAGGCTTCAATATGCTCCGGCGTATGTATGAAACTGTTCAGGAGCCTTTCCTTAATGCAACCACAATGGGAGGTGGTGGGGAAGGCACCCCAGCCTCTAACCCGTTTGCAGCTCTTCTTGGAAATCAGGGGTCTAACCAACCCAGCAATCCTGCTACAAATGCTCCAACTACTGGCCAAGAGTCCACAACAGGAACCCCTGTTCCAAATACTAATCCACTTCCAAACCCCTGGAACACCAATG CTGGTGGTGCGCAAGGAACAACGCGGTCAGGTCCTGCTGCCAATACCAGGACTGGTGCAACAGGTGGCCTAGGAGGCCTGGGTTCACTAGATTTGAACAGTCTGCTCAGTGGTCTTGGTGGGAATGCAAGAACCGGTGCTGCTGGTGGTCTAGGAGGGCTGGGATCAGCAGATTTGAGCAGTCTGCTCGGTGGTCCACCTGATGCTTCTCATTTGAGTCAAATGCTGCAAAACCCTGCTATGATGCAGATGATGCAGAACATTATGTCTGACCCACAGTCAATGAACCAG TTGCTTAACATGAACCCAAACGCACGTAACTTGATGGAATCAAATACTCAGTTAAGGGATATGTTCCAAAATCCAGAATTTCTTCGCCAGATGACATCCCCAGAGGCTCTGCAG CAATTACTCTCATTCCAGCAGACACTGTCATCACAGCTTGGCCAACAACAACCTAGCCG GGATGGTAACCTAGGAGGCAATGGCACAG GCACGCAGGGAAATGCTGGCCTGGACAGCCTTATGGGCATGCTCAGTGGGCTTGGTGCTGGAGGTGGCTTAGGTGTACCAAATACCTCCAATG TGCCACCAGAGGAGCGCTATGCAACACAACTTGGTCAGCTCCAGGAAATGGGTTTCTTTGACACTGCGGAGAACATCCGAGCGCTGATGGCCACTTCTGGGAATGTACATGCTGCTGTGGAGCGCCTTCTTGGGAATTTTGGCCAGTAG